One window of the Pararge aegeria chromosome 22, ilParAegt1.1, whole genome shotgun sequence genome contains the following:
- the LOC120633579 gene encoding uncharacterized protein K02A2.6-like: MAFHSLYFFSKRVCRECTACAALRAQPPPAPLHSWEWPVEPWSRLNVDFLGPFRNKYYLVILDAHSKWLEVEPVPNTSAATVISCLRKIFARFGLCKVIVSDNGPPFSSSEYLHYLNKNGIKRILVAPYHPSSNGAAENVVKTVKLVLKKAIIENVNLEKALCTFSFTYRNTEHCTTQKEPSVALLGHRLRGRLDLLRPNTRDVIRDKQSSQEERRGGSLREMSTGDRVLVRNYNNNLVKWKEGVVLDRTGPVSYVVKTDDDNRTSRRHVDQILDKNYKKSRYTLTGMVDNENSGEREMNDEAFKSFDNSVVGSSPVTDTENQLVKAPSPSQAIPNTNSPLRMALRPRVKKMMKL; the protein is encoded by the coding sequence ATGgctttccattctttatatttttttagcaagcGCGTGTGTCGCGAGTGCACCGCATGCGCCGCGCTGCGCGCAcagccgccgcccgcgccgctgcACTCGTGGGAGTGGCCGGTGGAGCCTTGGTCGCGGTTGAATGTTGACTTTTTAGGTCCgtttcgtaataaatattatttagttattttagatgCTCATTCCAAATGGTTGGAAGTGGAACCAGTGCCAAATACTTCGGCAGCTACCGTTATATCTTGCCTGCGCAAAATATTTGCCCGGTTCGGTCTATGCAAGGTCATTGTGAGCGACAATGGTCCACCATTTTCTTCATCcgaatacttacattatttgaataagaatggaATCAAGCGAATATTAGTCGCCCCATATCATCCATCGAGTAACGGTGCAGCTGAAAacgttgttaaaactgtaaagctAGTATTAAAGAAGGCTATAATCGAAAACGTGAATTTAGAAAAAGCGTTATGTACATTTTCATTTACATATAGAAATACAGAACATTGTACCACTCAAAAAGAACCCTCCGTAGCACTTTTGGGACACAGGTTACGCGGCAGGTTAGATCTTTTACGACCGAATACCAGAGATGTCATTCGCGATAAACAATCAAGTCAAGAAGAACGTCGCGGTGGCTCATTGCGAGAAATGAGCACTGGAGACCGGGTTCTGGTCcggaactataataataatttagtaaaatggAAGGAAGGTGTAGTGTTGGATAGAACCGGTCCCGTCTCCTATGTTGTCAAAACAGACGATGACAATCGTACTAGTAGAAGACACGTTGATCAAATacttgacaaaaattataaaaaatctaggTATACTTTAACAGGCATGGTGGATAATGAAAACTCGGGAGAAAGAGAGATGAATGATGAAGCGTTCAAAAGTTTCGATAATTCTGTTGTCGGTTCGTCTCCTGTAACAGATACAGAAAATCAGCTAGTAAAGGCACCTTCACCTTCTCAAGCGATTCCCAATACGAATAGTCCTCTTCGTATGGCATTAAGACCGCGGGTCAAAAAGATgatgaaattgtaa
- the LOC120633575 gene encoding myosin-2-like — protein sequence MMPTMLTRRAAALQEQLKLKNALSELKSLKQLNADLMREQDDSEVEMRSIIAKNSQLKGELADLHSAHTLVLEERNQLQEAVRSFNQCISTYDEALGRITMLEGELCSAHKTIDDLQSQLQNVEMQSTNNLYDELLTSSSTMPVCIDLTCDSPCVKKTKPQIDLPFLNSHNKIKKYIRISKIIKKTQKLVKNQKKSSENLILRKERSVLLNKLNTFSLSFQSSREKYESEIQTLNDVIQQLEDSLKTMTIKYELSKKQIDEQILAADELLALGTYNRARFESLANKCQ from the coding sequence ATGATGCCAACAATGCtaaccagaagagcggctgcattgcaagagcaattaaaacttaaaaatgccctcagtgaactaaagtcactgaaacaactaaatgctgatttaatgagggaacaagatgacagtgaagtgGAAATGAGATCAATTATTGCCAAGAACTCCCAGCTAAAGGGTGAACTAGCTGACCTACATAGCGCTCACACTCTGGTCTTAGAGGAGCGCAACCAACTCCAGGAGGCAGTGCGTTCTTTTAACCAATGCATATCTACTTATGATGAAGCTTTAGGAAGAATTActatgttggagggtgaattatgtagcgcacataaaactattgatgaccttcagtcacaattacaaaatgttgaaatgcaatcaacaaataacttgtatgatgaactacttacttcatcctcaacaatgccagtgtgcatcgatctgacttgtgatagcccttgtgttaaaaaaaccaagcctcaaatagatctcccctttttaaatagccacaataaaataaaaaaatacattagaattagtaaaataataaagaaaactcaaaaattagtaaaaaaccagaagaaaagcagtgaaaacctgatactaagaaaagaacgttcagttttgttaaataagttaaataccttttctctttcttttcaaagtagcagggaaaaatatgagagtgaaatccaaaccttaaatgatgttattcaacagctggaagactcacttaaaactatgactattaaatatgagctgtcaaaaaagcagattgatgaacaaattctggcagctgatgagttgttagctctaggtacctacaatagggctcgttttgagtcattggcaaataaatgtcaa